The following are encoded together in the Vicugna pacos chromosome 26, VicPac4, whole genome shotgun sequence genome:
- the MTNR1A gene encoding melatonin receptor type 1A has protein sequence MAGRPWGAPGGTSKGNGSALLNASQPAPGGGEGARPRPSGLACALALILVVTIVVDVLGNLLVILAVCRNKKLRNAGNVFVVSLAIADLVVAVYPYPLVLTSILNNGWNLGYLHCQVSGFLMGLSVIGSIFNITGIAINRYCCICHSLRYDQLFSTRNALCCVLLIWMLTLVAVLPNVCVGTLQYDPRVYSCTFAQSVSSAYTITVVVFHFLLPIVIVSFCYLRIWVLVLQVRWRVRPDSKPRLKPQDFRNFITMFVVFVLFAICWAPLNFIGLVVASDPAMVPRIPEWLFVTSYYMAYFNSCLNAIIYGLLNQNFRQEYRRIIVSLCTAKMFFVDSSNNVADRIKCKPSPLVTDHNLIKVDPV, from the exons ATGGCCGGGCGGCCGTGGGGCGCCCCGGGCGGGACCTCCAAGGGCAACGGCAGCGCGCTGCTCAACGCCTCGCAGCCGGCGCCCGGCGGCGGGGAGGGCGCGCGGCCGCGCCCCTCGGGGCTGGCCTGCGCGCTCGCGCTTATCCTCGTCGTCACCATCGTGGTGGACGTCCTGGGCAACCTCCTGGTCATCCTGGCCGTGTGCCGCAACAAGAAGCTGAGGAACGCAG GAAATGTATTTGTGGTGAGCCTAGCAATCGCAGACCTGGTGGTGGCTGTTTatccataccctctggtgctaaCATCTATACTTAACAATGGCTGGAACCTGGGATATCTGCACTGCCAAGTTAGTGGCTTCCTGATGGGCCTGAGTGTCATTGGCTCCATATTCAACATCACAGGAATTGCCATCAACCGCTACTGCTGCATCTGCCACAGCCTCAGGTACGACCAGTTGTTCAGCACCAGGAACGCCCTCTGCTGTGTGCTCCTGATATGGATGCTGACGCTCGTGGCGGTCCTGCCCAACGTGTGCGTGGGGACCCTGCAGTACGACCCGAGGGTCTATTCCTGCACGTTCGCGCAGTCCGTCAGCTCGGCGTACACGATCACCGTGGTGGTTTTCCACTTCCTTCTTCCTATCGTCATAGTCAGCTTCTGCTACCTAAGAATATGGGTCCTGGTTCTTCAGGTCAGATGGAGGGTGAGACCTGACAGCAAACCCAGACTGAAACCGCAGGACTTCAGGAATTTCATCACCATGTTTGTGGTCTTTGTACTTTTTGCCATTTGCTGGGCTCCTCTAAACTTCATTGGTCTCGTTGTGGCCTCGGACCCTGCCATGGTCCCCAGGATCCCAGAGTGGCTGTTTGTGACCAGTTACTATATGGCGTATTTCAACAGCTGCCTCAATGCAATTATATATGGACTACTGAACCAGAATTTCAGGCAGGAATACAGAAGAATTATCGTCTCACTGTGTACAGCCAAGATGTTCTTTGTGGATAGTTCTAATAATGTAGCAGATAGAATTAAATGCAAACCCTCTCCATTAGTGACCGACCATAACCTAATTAAGGTGGACCCTGTTTAA